From Punica granatum isolate Tunisia-2019 chromosome 1, ASM765513v2, whole genome shotgun sequence:
AATCAAGAAAGAGCTTGGGGTGTCTCCTTCAAGAAAAGTTTATGATTTTCTTCTCAGCGCCTGCGTCTACGCGAAAGACCTCAAGAATGCTCTCTTCATTTGGAGAGAACACCAGGATGCGGACTTGCCGTACAATGTTCTTAGTTTTTTGAGGTAATTGTCTCATATGTCTTTTCTTGGTCGGTGACTGATGGCAATAGTGTAGCACCTGTTCTCATCAGCTTcgtatcattttcttttatcttctcGGCGCGCTACATGTAGGATGTATCAGGCACTTATGGCTTGTGGGGATTACAAGACCGCTCAGGTCTTCAGGAAGAAAATCCCAAAAGACGATCCTCATGTCCGATACATCCTAGAAGAGTATGACAAAATATACGTTGATTCGGCCTCTCAGAGTacagagagaaagaagaagaagaagaagaagaagaagaagaaaaggaaaggttaggaggatgaggatgatgagGGGAAGTAAGCGAATGTCTGTGTAGCCCACAAAGTTTCGTAAAGAGGCGGCTAGCAGAAGAGATGTTGCTTTGGGGGAGGAAACCGGAGGCCGGAATTTCATTCTTGACTCCCGATTTGTAGGTCGGTAATTATTCATTGATTGAGGAAATGCACGCACTTCTCGCATTAATGCTTGCAGAGGGGGATTTTTCGAAATCGGCTATACAGTTGCATGAAGAAAGTGTATGATATGGTGGTAGAAAGCGATATTGTAGTTTGTGTGATCGTGAATGCATGTAACAGAGATCAGGATAAGATTCATCGATATCAAGAGAGACTTCTGTCTATACGGCTTGATTCTTGGAGTTGGAAACTAGACTATATGTTAGGTTTATACGCTACGCAGCATATACGCGAGCTCTTCCTCTCCCTCGGTGGCAAGAACGAGGACATCTCGAAAACAGTCCATGTTTCTAAATTATATACGAAATCTTTCGGGAGTAATAAAAATCATTGTTCTTATCAATTCTTTTCTAAAACATAGTCGCAACCTGGGCTGCTCGTTCAAATGAAGCAAAGAATTGATGGAAGCACTGGTCATGCCCAGTTATGTACCATAGCCGAAAACATCTCGGAAAACACGAAATCATGCATCTATTACTTTCTGGTACACGTCTCGAATGATCAGTGCCCTCGCTAAAAGTGATATATCGACCGTAGTTTCAATCATAACGTCCAATGATTCTCACTTCCACATAGTGTACATTACATGGGATGCTAGAACGCATAAAACAGGTGCATATGAGCACTGCAATTCTATATCGGTAAATTTTTAGTTTAATGTGATTTGGTTTAGATGAAGTTCACGTCGATCCTTAAATTATATacgaaaaggaaaaggaaaagggaaaaaaagaaatcattcTTATCAGTTATTGCTCCCGAAAGACCAAAACAAATTAGTATAGCCGTTAGCGACTTTGCTTTCGTCCTCTGATACATGGCATGAATGCTTcatatgaaataaattttcGACAGGTCTAAAGGGATTGCCAGAGCTTCTGCCAATGGTGATTGTTAATGAAGGGTTCAGGAGGGCATTTTATGCGTCGGAATCTGTTTATCGAAACATTATGCTCATTCACGTAATCATAACATTGCATAATGTTTTTCAGTCATTCATTCGAGAATTTACAGCACTGCAGTAGATTTAAGAATGACAACTTACCTGTCAAGTATTCGGACCTTCCTCTTACTTCTGGGAAGATGTTTTTGGACATTAAAAGTTCCTGGAATTGGAGGAAGATCCTTCAACTTAGATCGATCGAGACGATGTGCGGTTTAAATTGTTTAGATCTTTTATAGCTTCATGTTTGGGGTTATAGCGTCATCTGAAAAATACACCACTTatcccaatatatatatatatatattgattgatacTGGTGATTATCAAATTAATGTAAGATGCTAAGGTACATTAAAGATTTTACTAATTAATTACCAAATCTTAAGTTGCCTTTTTATTTGCAGAATTTTTGGCACCCCCTAACTATCGGTCCTGGATCCGCCACTCACCCCGATCAACAATGAGACCTCGAACAAGTCCCGAATCCGCTTTGCGAACCACGCGATGATAACCGAGGTTCCATGTACATTCTTGAAATTTACTTCCATCATTTGCATCGCAAAATAATCGGGTAAAAAATGGAAGACCATATTGAATTTCGAACTATTTCGATGGATTCAGAAAGAGTTAGCGACGAGGATGGCCTGCCGGCAGCGGGCTTTGGCCTGCTCGAGCCGTTCCTCGAGCGTCTCCTCCTTGACGGAGGCCCTGACCATGGCCAAGTCCATCTCCATCAGCCTCAGCACCCTGAACAGCTCCGTCACCATCCTCTCCTCCACCTCCCCGTCGTCCCTCAGTACCTCCGCCTCCTCCCTCGCCCTCTCCGCCACCACCTCCCCTGCCTTCGCCAGCAGGTCCACCGACCCGAACTCCCTCCCCATCAGCCCCTCCAGCTTCTCCAGGAAGTCCGCTATCACGTACCCCTTGGGCTTCTCCGTCACTATCTCCTTCGTCCTCTTCCACCCCATCTCGAAGTTGGGCGGCTCCGTCTTCGTCAGCGTCTTGGGCTTCCGCTCCCTCACGATCTCCGACCTCCTGCGCTTCTCGATCGGGAACGTCTCCGGGCTGTTCGTGGACGTGGCCGGTTCTGGTATGTCGGATTGGGCTGCATCCGACGCGCACCTGGTGAGGGAAATGGACGGCATCACCTTCGGATTGTGGTGGGTGAAGGGATGAGGACGGTGAGAGAGAAGAGGATTAGGTTTTTCCCTGCAACTGCAAAGGAAATGGAGCGCCGGAGCAGGAGAAGCCATTGGAGAGCAGCTTCCGAAAGCTTCTGAGTGTGGAAGCAAAATGGATAAGGAGGGAACCCGGGAAGGatatatgattaattatttttatttatttatttacttatttttgtTATTCGCATTTCAACTTTGCCCcccaaatttttcttttatctcatTTTGCTCCCTCTCTTAGCcgcttttccttttcctttctgtGTCCGTACTGCCAAGTCCCTCACTTCCCTCTTCATCATTGACCGCCGAAAGCAcgcagagagagaaagagagagagagagagagtcgtACGCGGCCACGACCGCTGTCTGCCGCCGAACGAGTTTGCCGGACTGGCGGGGAAGAGATGGCGAAGATAGTGCTGGGGTCCGAGCCGGTGGTGGGCTCACTGACGCCGTCGAGGAAGAGGGAGTACAGGGTCACCAATCGTCTCCAGGAGGGCAAGCGTCCACTCTACGCCGTCGTCTTCAACTTCATCGACTCCCGCTACTTCAACGTCTTCGCCACCGTCGGCGGCAACCGGGTATATTCTCCCACTTCCCCTCTCTTTcaaaaggaaattttttttgctagaTTGGAGCTCGTCATTGGCAAGAAATAGACCGGAAGGGGAAGAAAGGGAAGTGGGTATCTTCAAAGAAGCTCATTTTGATTATATTCTATGGATTCAGCTTGAAGTTTTGGTTTAAAGTGTGTAAGTGGCTGTTTGGAAGGGTCAACCTGCACATTAGCAATTTCTGTTCCTAGCTGATCAAATATCAGGAAATAGGCTTCTCTTTTGCAGCAGGAAGAAATTTCAtgccggaaaaaaaaattaatcttctTTTTGTGAGAAATTGGTGGCCGAAAAGGCATTGTACTCATTAAGCACAACTGTGTTTCGAGTCTATAATAATGTGGCAAATAACGATGGCATGAGTTTTCTGAGATTAGGTCTCGTCTAAGACTCCCTTTTCTTCTAAAATCTATCATTCGGATGACCTGTTCTTGTTGATATTTATCAGGTGACTGTTTACCAATGCCTTGAAGGGGGTGTGATAGCTGTGTTGCAGTCATACATTGATGAAGATGTAAGGGAAACTTTCTTCCTGTTCATTTGCAAACGGATTTCTATATATGCCAATCTGAAGTTATCTAAAAGAAAACTGGGGATTTTCCTTTGCTCTGTAGATCAGAAGGATGAGTCCTTCTATTCTGTCAGTTGGGCATGCAATATTGATGGGGCCCCATTTGTCATTGCTGGAGGCATCAATGGGATTATCCGTGTAATTGATGCTGGGAACGAGAAAATACACAAGGTGTGGTGAACCCTTCATTAGAATCAGATTTTAGAGTCTAGGCCGACTTTTTTTGCCCTTACATTCTGCTCTCTGCTCTGGACTGATCTGTGAATGAAGATTTGTGTTATTCCATTTCTTGTCTACCTTCTATGTTTATACCTCCACAGAGTTTTGTGGGCCATGGAGATTCAATAAACGAGATCAGGACTCAGCCATTGAAGCCATCACTTATTGTTTCTGCTAGCAAAGTAAATTGTTACATCTCTTATCTCTACTTTGCCGACTTACTTTTTAGTTTTTACAGCAGTTATGGTGGTTTATCAGTATTTAATATCAATGATTGAATATTTTTACCAGGATGAGTCGGTTAGGTTATGGAATGCTCAAACTGGAATTTGCATTCTAATATTTGCTGGAGCTGGGGGTCATCGCAATGAGGTCTTAAGTGTGGTAAGTACTGCAGACAGGTTTTTTATTGTCTAGGAatagttttcttttccttgaTTCATCAATTCGACGGTTATCGTGGACAATTTTTGAGGCTCAGTGGCTTTCTCTAGGATTTCCATCCTTCAGATATATATCGAATTGCAAGTTGTGGAATGGACAACACTGTGAAGATTTGGTCAATGATAGGTAAAACTTCAATTTTTGTAACTGCTGCAGTCACTAGTTGAGGACTTAGTGATTGAGTCTTCTAATAGTGGCACAATGAACTATAGTTATATGGTAACTAAATTATTGCATAGACCCTATATTTGTAAACTATGATGAATGGGGAATCAAGAATTTCTCTGTCATCATAGGATTCTATAAGATATGATCAATGTTGATAAATCATGCACAACAAGACTAACAGCTTGAAGCTTTTCTCCAGATTCTTTAAGGAAGAAGATAAACTTTCGACTGATTTAACTTGTCATGCAGAGTTCTGGACATACGTGGAGAAGTCATTTACTTGGACAGATCTTCCATCAAAGTTCCCTACCAAATACGTACAGTTTCCTGTAAGTAGCATTTGTTCTTGATTTTGAATATGATTAGAAAATACCTATAGAAGACTAACTTCTGCATTTTAGGTGTTCATCGCTTCAGTCCATTCCAACTATGTTGACTGTAATAGGTGGCTTGGTGATTTTGTATTATCGAAGGTAAAACTGCTGATGCACCCCTTTTTCTAATGGCTTGGACAGGGATGTTCCTTTCATAATTGATTTCACCTTTAGCTTGCAAATTTGATTTGTCATGTGAGTAAGCTAGTTCTATCATATAGTTGTCATGACTTAGTTGCTTAAATATGTTTGCTCAGATTAATATTACTATAATTGAGACATTTCTCATGTAATGATATGCTTCAGGATATGTATTAAGGACCATTAAATTGGCCGAAATCTCATCTTATATTCTCTTTTACATTTCCAGAGTGTGGACAATGAGATTGTGTTGTGGGAACCCAAAATGAAGGAACAATCTCCTGGGGAGGTAAGATTTCTTCTGCCAGATCTCTTATGCTCAAAACACTTATCCATTAGAAACCCGATCTTTAGGCCTGGAAACAATGATTTCTTGCAGGGCACGGTTGACATCCTTCAAAAATACCCAGTTCCAGAGTGTGACATATGGTTCATCAAATTTTCTTGCGACTTCCATTATCAGTCAGTGGCTATAGGTATCTTCTATTCCTAGCCTAGTTCTTTCGGGTTTCGGGTGGTCTAAGTGCCAAAAGAATTTTAGCCTATTTTTTGCCTTATCAGTGTTTGAGTTAGGTTGGGCAGCATAACTTGATCTCAATATAAGCTTTTGAAGAACTGCCTTAtaattctttccttttttcttttaccctCCATTGTACCAGGGAATCGGGAAGGTAAAATTTATGTGTGGGAGCTGCAGAGTAGCCCTCCTGTCCTAACAGCAAGGTTCGGTTGGATGTGGTTTAGTTTCTATTACTTAATTCTCCTTTCAATTCCAGGGCTCTTAACCTCCTTACCCTGCGTTAATTGGTTCAGTTTCTGTTACTTATTCTCCTTTCAATTCCAGGGCTCTTAACCTCCTTACCCTGTCTTTTTAGGTTGTCTCATACTCAATCAAAGTCACCAATCAGACAAACTGCCATGTCATTCGACGGGAGGTATCTCTCTCATGCCAACCATAATCATACACTTAAATTTTTGTCTTGTAAACTCTTATTGATAAAAGCTCTGATATCTTCCTTGTATTTGTCTTTTGCAGCACAATTCTCTGTTGCTGCGAGGACGGTACCATATGGCGCTGGGATGCTGTCGAAGTTTCATCTTCCTAACTTATATACTTAGGCACTATAGGCTCAAAATATGGTGCAAAACACAGAATCTCTGTTAATTAGTCAAGGTCGGAACCGACTCGGAGATTCATATCTATTTACAAACTGATATTTCATGTTGTCATGTAATCATATGATAGTTTGCTTTGTTCAattaagacaaaaaaaaaagaattaaattacCTACCCAAATGGACTTCCTCTCATACATCAATCAATATAAAGTACAGTAAATACCTAACAAGAATTATCTTTCCTCTCTGTACGAGACAATTTTCGATTGCACAAATAAGTTCATGGTTATTCATCTCCCTACGCTATTCCCTTTGCAGCACTCGATTGCtcgtatatatgtgtgtactGTACACAAAGAGGGGATCGGGATCCCTATATACAGTTTCAAACCTGTTTCGGCAAAATTGTCAATTGTTGACCACTGGTCAGATTTGAGTCCTCAGTTGCTTCAGTAAAAACTCCATTTGTTCGAGTCTCTGCGAGAGCTGTTCAACTTCCGAAGATCCAGGGCTGTCCAAGGCGGCCGTGAGGGCAGCACATTTGGCTCGAGAATCTGAGACAGCCTCCTCAATTGAAGCCACTGTTGTCAGCAAGCTTGGGTTGAGAGCTTCACTTATCAACCTAGGTGAGTTGAGCCCGAAGCTTCGGGGGCTATTAACCCTGCTAAGCTTATCGGGAGTGAGAATCCTGTCAAGACCCTCACTTCCTGCAAGATTAGGAAAGGCGTGTGGGTCACATGGTATTTAGAAAAGGAGTCGAGTACACTCCATCCAAGATGTATCCTTCTTAAAACCAACATTATGGTAAAATTCTTAAACCCGGAAATGCAATGTTGCATAGATAATTTCTGCCATCTATATCTTAAGGATGCACAAGGCAACTTGTACCGTTCCAAACTTCAATAACAAAACAGTGTGATCTTTAGGAAAGAATGAACTCCCAAGAACTGAAACTCACCAAGGTTTCTTAGTTGGTCGATTGCTGCATGTCCAATGGAACCTTCAAGCTTCAGCAGGCAGAGGACTCCAGCAACGATTCGACCCATAGAGTCGGCCTCAGATTTGCATAGAAACACGAGGTGTTGAAGCTCCTCTTTCGTCACAACTGCCTCTATCTGCAGAGAACCAGCACATGAGTAGGAAAATTCTGCTACAGTTGGAGAAGGAAAATTGATGCCATGTAAAATGAGACATATTTTACCGGTTTCTTGACTGAGAACTTCAGGTTTTCCACCATCCATTCACCCATTTCACCCTGACCATTTTCGTCAGAAATTACCATACGAGCTTCAACATCTACTCCACCAGAAGTTTGAACAGTCTCTTTGATCCCATTTGTCTGTGAGGCTCGTAGAAGGATTTCCTTCTGAGCATGAGGCTTCACAGCCTGTAAACCTTCGATACTAACCTGCAATAACAATCACAACCGTTAGAAAAGCAAGGATCTGAAGAGATACCTTCTTACCCAGAAAGCACAATATAAACGGACAAGAGCACATAAAACTGCTTACAATCACTGATTCTAAAGGGTATCTTGACATCccatttgaattttcattgcAGTTCATTCCATGTCCATGCTCCAGTTTGCTCTTAGCTGCTATTTGCAATCTCTGAAACATCATGTGCCAAGATCTCTCCTCTCTGCAGACATCAGCATGATCATAATCCTCCCACCTGTCTGTCATTTCCTCAGGACCTTCGAGAGCAAATAACCAGTCCTTCAATTCCACAGATACGTCCACATCATCGGGCCTCGCCAAGTGCAGAAAGTCTTCCTTCCCATTACCTAGATTAAGACATggcaattaaataaaaagaaaatttgattaaAGGTAAATGAGATTATAACTCGCAACATTCCATACTCTGTATCTCATCAACAGTGAGCGGTGATGCTTTAAAAAGTTTTGCCAGGGGGCTCGATGACAAATTCTCTATCCCTTTCAAGAGACCCTCCCCAGGCCCACCATCAGGCCCGAGTATTCCGAATCGATGCAGAAGGGACTCCACATAGTTCATTCCACCACCAAGGCGAATACCCGAAATGCAAGCCGATAAATTCAAACTATGAGATTCTTTGTCAAGCTCATTGAATGGAATCACCTGGACAGTGCTAATGTCAAGAAATGGAACCCCGTTATACTTGATGCTGGATCGATGCTCCCTTTTATTATGTATCCACAGGACAGCTCTCAATGTATCTGAGTCTGTGAGTTGACCATTTCCAGTGGAAGTCAACGCCGATCCGCTTTTAGTATCTATGCAGTCAATCTCAATGCTCTCCcaacaaaaaattgaagataCAGCTATGGCACCTCCGAGGGTTCTATGGGTAACTTTGATGAAGAAGTCTTCTCCGGCGAACTGAACAAGAGGCATGCCCTCAATATCCACAGAAGAAGATTCAAGAAATCGAAGCTGAAGATCTGATACAGCAAGGCTCACGGCAGTATCACTGGGGACCTTGTCCATAAGCCTCCCACGAGTTGattcttcttcctcaattttcctttttctgctACTCTTCCCTGCTAGAGCTATCTTTTCACTGATCTTACCAATATAGGCATAAAGGTCCAGCACAAAAAATAATTGCTCGACTGAAGAATTGGATAAATATCGACCACAAGCTACCCCGACTCTCAATATGCCACCGGGAGGAGGAACGTCTGTGAGAGGACCCCCATCAGCAGTAGCCATGGCCACTTCAACACAAACATCTTTAACCTCGACACATATCCATAAGTCTGAAATTGGTTCCTGAGATTGATTAAGGTTATCAAAGCTAGAAGATGCTTCAAGAGATAAATTCAGGTTTGATGCCTTAGTGGTCCATTTCTTCTGACTAGCATCGATGGGCTGATCTTCCCAGAGACAAAAGCAAGCAGGATCTTTCTCGAGATTCAGCAGCTTCAGCTTCAGGGAAGGTGACTCAGAGAATAGCAGGTCTTCTATATGAAGCTTTGCTCCAGTGAAGGAACTGTGAGGAAcgcttttatttttgttgctTGGAGTGTAAACTTCACCCATCTCCAATGGGAAGGTAATGTCAAGCTCCTTCAGAATAAACAAAATTGAATTTACTGAGGAATCAGGTAAGACAACACCAGGACTGACAACAATTCCATCCGCCAAGAACGAAGCTATCCTCAGACATGATTCTTCCTGAAGATAGATCTGATGAAAGGACCGGTTAATCATAGTTAGGAACAGTGATAGCTGGTAAGCTTGTAAAAGAGTTTATCCAgtattttaaaagaattatGTGGATAATACCATAAGAGGCTGACAGTTGATGAACGTCTCTGAAGCAAAAGAGGGTGGGACTGGGGAAGGTTTGACTTGAAGAGAGTGCAGTGTTATTAAGGGAACACCCACGATTTTCTGCCAATCTGCTTCTCCCAAAGGGTATATTGGAGGGCAAAAGTTCTTGGCTGCAGATAAAGGAACCTTTT
This genomic window contains:
- the LOC116195016 gene encoding polycomb group protein FERTILIZATION-INDEPENDENT ENDOSPERM, with translation MAKIVLGSEPVVGSLTPSRKREYRVTNRLQEGKRPLYAVVFNFIDSRYFNVFATVGGNRVTVYQCLEGGVIAVLQSYIDEDKDESFYSVSWACNIDGAPFVIAGGINGIIRVIDAGNEKIHKSFVGHGDSINEIRTQPLKPSLIVSASKDESVRLWNAQTGICILIFAGAGGHRNEVLSVDFHPSDIYRIASCGMDNTVKIWSMIEFWTYVEKSFTWTDLPSKFPTKYVQFPVFIASVHSNYVDCNRWLGDFVLSKSVDNEIVLWEPKMKEQSPGEGTVDILQKYPVPECDIWFIKFSCDFHYQSVAIGNREGKIYVWELQSSPPVLTARLSHTQSKSPIRQTAMSFDGSTILCCCEDGTIWRWDAVEVSSS
- the LOC116194995 gene encoding uncharacterized protein LOC116194995 isoform X2; the protein is MQKSITPSSTGSGWGSGYGFADKIADGMSVEINTVNLLLETCGGGRQKGGAAWASPMASITIRNLMLYTTNEDWEVVNLKEARDFFSNSKFIYVFKKLEWESLSIDLLPHPDMFTESNLARAQGANQRDDDGAKRVFFGGERFLEGISGQAYITVKRTELNRPLGLEVQLHITAAVCPALSEPGLRALLRFLTGLYICLNRGDVDLKAQQGSVEAAGISLVSIVVDHIFLCIKDADFQLDVLMQSLHFSRATVSDGESANNLTTVTIGGLFLRDTFSRPPCTLVQPSMLSSANESPKIPEFAKNFCPPIYPLGEADWQKIVGVPLITLHSLQVKPSPVPPSFASETFINCQPLMIYLQEESCLRIASFLADGIVVSPGVVLPDSSVNSILFILKELDITFPLEMGEVYTPSNKNKSVPHSSFTGAKLHIEDLLFSESPSLKLKLLNLEKDPACFCLWEDQPIDASQKKWTTKASNLNLSLEASSSFDNLNQSQEPISDLWICVEVKDVCVEVAMATADGGPLTDVPPPGGILRVGVACGRYLSNSSVEQLFFVLDLYAYIGKISEKIALAGKSSRKRKIEEEESTRGRLMDKVPSDTAVSLAVSDLQLRFLESSSVDIEGMPLVQFAGEDFFIKVTHRTLGGAIAVSSIFCWESIEIDCIDTKSGSALTSTGNGQLTDSDTLRAVLWIHNKREHRSSIKYNGVPFLDISTVQVIPFNELDKESHSLNLSACISGIRLGGGMNYVESLLHRFGILGPDGGPGEGLLKGIENLSSSPLAKLFKASPLTVDEIQSNGKEDFLHLARPDDVDVSVELKDWLFALEGPEEMTDRWEDYDHADVCREERSWHMMFQRLQIAAKSKLEHGHGMNCNENSNGMSRYPLESVIVSIEGLQAVKPHAQKEILLRASQTNGIKETVQTSGGVDVEARMVISDENGQGEMGEWMVENLKFSVKKPIEAVVTKEELQHLVFLCKSEADSMGRIVAGVLCLLKLEGSIGHAAIDQLRNLGSEGLDRILTPDKLSRVNSPRSFGLNSPRLISEALNPSLLTTVASIEEAVSDSRAKCAALTAALDSPGSSEVEQLSQRLEQMEFLLKQLRTQI
- the LOC116194995 gene encoding uncharacterized protein LOC116194995 isoform X1; its protein translation is MESILARALEYTLKYWLKSFSRDQFKLQGRTVQLSNLDIDGDALHSSIGLPPALNVTTAKVGKLVIVLPSSVSNVQIEPIVVQIDRLDLVLEENQDEEACRSPCSTPSSTGSGWGSGYGFADKIADGMSVEINTVNLLLETCGGGRQKGGAAWASPMASITIRNLMLYTTNEDWEVVNLKEARDFFSNSKFIYVFKKLEWESLSIDLLPHPDMFTESNLARAQGANQRDDDGAKRVFFGGERFLEGISGQAYITVKRTELNRPLGLEVQLHITAAVCPALSEPGLRALLRFLTGLYICLNRGDVDLKAQQGSVEAAGISLVSIVVDHIFLCIKDADFQLDVLMQSLHFSRATVSDGESANNLTTVTIGGLFLRDTFSRPPCTLVQPSMLSSANESPKIPEFAKNFCPPIYPLGEADWQKIVGVPLITLHSLQVKPSPVPPSFASETFINCQPLMIYLQEESCLRIASFLADGIVVSPGVVLPDSSVNSILFILKELDITFPLEMGEVYTPSNKNKSVPHSSFTGAKLHIEDLLFSESPSLKLKLLNLEKDPACFCLWEDQPIDASQKKWTTKASNLNLSLEASSSFDNLNQSQEPISDLWICVEVKDVCVEVAMATADGGPLTDVPPPGGILRVGVACGRYLSNSSVEQLFFVLDLYAYIGKISEKIALAGKSSRKRKIEEEESTRGRLMDKVPSDTAVSLAVSDLQLRFLESSSVDIEGMPLVQFAGEDFFIKVTHRTLGGAIAVSSIFCWESIEIDCIDTKSGSALTSTGNGQLTDSDTLRAVLWIHNKREHRSSIKYNGVPFLDISTVQVIPFNELDKESHSLNLSACISGIRLGGGMNYVESLLHRFGILGPDGGPGEGLLKGIENLSSSPLAKLFKASPLTVDEIQSNGKEDFLHLARPDDVDVSVELKDWLFALEGPEEMTDRWEDYDHADVCREERSWHMMFQRLQIAAKSKLEHGHGMNCNENSNGMSRYPLESVIVSIEGLQAVKPHAQKEILLRASQTNGIKETVQTSGGVDVEARMVISDENGQGEMGEWMVENLKFSVKKPIEAVVTKEELQHLVFLCKSEADSMGRIVAGVLCLLKLEGSIGHAAIDQLRNLGSEGLDRILTPDKLSRVNSPRSFGLNSPRLISEALNPSLLTTVASIEEAVSDSRAKCAALTAALDSPGSSEVEQLSQRLEQMEFLLKQLRTQI
- the LOC116194995 gene encoding uncharacterized protein LOC116194995 isoform X3; this encodes MSVEINTVNLLLETCGGGRQKGGAAWASPMASITIRNLMLYTTNEDWEVVNLKEARDFFSNSKFIYVFKKLEWESLSIDLLPHPDMFTESNLARAQGANQRDDDGAKRVFFGGERFLEGISGQAYITVKRTELNRPLGLEVQLHITAAVCPALSEPGLRALLRFLTGLYICLNRGDVDLKAQQGSVEAAGISLVSIVVDHIFLCIKDADFQLDVLMQSLHFSRATVSDGESANNLTTVTIGGLFLRDTFSRPPCTLVQPSMLSSANESPKIPEFAKNFCPPIYPLGEADWQKIVGVPLITLHSLQVKPSPVPPSFASETFINCQPLMIYLQEESCLRIASFLADGIVVSPGVVLPDSSVNSILFILKELDITFPLEMGEVYTPSNKNKSVPHSSFTGAKLHIEDLLFSESPSLKLKLLNLEKDPACFCLWEDQPIDASQKKWTTKASNLNLSLEASSSFDNLNQSQEPISDLWICVEVKDVCVEVAMATADGGPLTDVPPPGGILRVGVACGRYLSNSSVEQLFFVLDLYAYIGKISEKIALAGKSSRKRKIEEEESTRGRLMDKVPSDTAVSLAVSDLQLRFLESSSVDIEGMPLVQFAGEDFFIKVTHRTLGGAIAVSSIFCWESIEIDCIDTKSGSALTSTGNGQLTDSDTLRAVLWIHNKREHRSSIKYNGVPFLDISTVQVIPFNELDKESHSLNLSACISGIRLGGGMNYVESLLHRFGILGPDGGPGEGLLKGIENLSSSPLAKLFKASPLTVDEIQSNGKEDFLHLARPDDVDVSVELKDWLFALEGPEEMTDRWEDYDHADVCREERSWHMMFQRLQIAAKSKLEHGHGMNCNENSNGMSRYPLESVIVSIEGLQAVKPHAQKEILLRASQTNGIKETVQTSGGVDVEARMVISDENGQGEMGEWMVENLKFSVKKPIEAVVTKEELQHLVFLCKSEADSMGRIVAGVLCLLKLEGSIGHAAIDQLRNLGSEGLDRILTPDKLSRVNSPRSFGLNSPRLISEALNPSLLTTVASIEEAVSDSRAKCAALTAALDSPGSSEVEQLSQRLEQMEFLLKQLRTQI
- the LOC116195023 gene encoding uncharacterized protein LOC116195023: MASPAPALHFLCSCREKPNPLLSHRPHPFTHHNPKVMPSISLTRCASDAAQSDIPEPATSTNSPETFPIEKRRRSEIVRERKPKTLTKTEPPNFEMGWKRTKEIVTEKPKGYVIADFLEKLEGLMGREFGSVDLLAKAGEVVAERAREEAEVLRDDGEVEERMVTELFRVLRLMEMDLAMVRASVKEETLEERLEQAKARCRQAILVANSF